One Cryptosporidium parvum Iowa II chromosome 5, whole genome shotgun sequence DNA segment encodes these proteins:
- a CDS encoding GCD14 RNA methylase produces the protein MKEDEGIPEPTNLGNVSASLEDLEENFEGSNIVNKSYTQRRRYEMCKNGDLVVLFGGYEMVIQVFLEQNGRTQTRNGVFLHNEIIGKNFGSRIFDTSKSKWMVVLKLSPELISISLNHRTQILYQADISLICVLLDASPGKNIIEAGTGSGSLTVSLCRSTNPGGAVYTFEYDQKRHLESIQDFQKYGISNVVCQHRDVCKDGFISPLLDITKTTIHGIFLDLPSPWIAIKHADQVLQKGASIVIFSPCIEQVSKNCNELNLLKYIHIRTFEVLYKPWGIVRGSSKKFPTKGLRYQLPMRGHTGYLSFAIKS, from the coding sequence ATGAAGGAGGATGAAGGAATACCGGAGCCAACAAACTTAGGAAATGTATCAGCATCTCTTGAAGACTTGGAGGAAAACTTTGAGGGAAGTAATATAGTGAATAAGAGTTATACCCAGAGAAGAAGGTATGAGATGTGCAAGAATGGAGACCTGGTGGTTTTGTTTGGAGGATACGAAATGGTTATACAGGTCTTTCTGGAACAAAATGGAAGAACTCAGACTAGAAATGGGGTCTTCTTACATAATGAGATTATTGGGAAGAATTTTGGAAGTCGAATATTTGATACATCCAAATCAAAGTGGATGGTAGTTTTGAAACTTTCTCCTGAACTTATCTCAATTTCCCTCAATCATCGTACCCAAATACTCTACCAAGCTGacatttcattaatatgtGTGCTCTTGGATGCATCCCCTGGAAAAAACATTATTGAAGCTGGAACTGGAAGTGGATCTCTTACTGTTTCACTATGTAGGTCAACAAATCCTGGTGGAGCTGTTTATACTTTCGAGTATGATCAGAAACGCCATTTGGAATCTATCCAAGactttcaaaaatatgGTATTTCCAATGTTGTCTGCCAGCATAGAGATGTATGCAAGGATGGCTTTATATCTCCTCTTTTAGATATTACGAAAACCACTATTCATGGAATTTTTCTTGATCTTCCCTCCCCATGGATTGCCATTAAACATGCAGACCAAGTTCTTCAAAAAGGAGCAAGTATTGTAATTTTCTCGCCATGTATCGAACAGGTATCCAAGAACTGTAATGAACTTAACTTACTCAAATATATCCATATAAGAACTTTTGAAGTACTTTATAAACCTTGGGGAATTGTTAGAGGATCTTCAAAAAAGTTCCCTACAAAAGGTCTAAGGTATCAACTTCCAATGAGAGGCCATACAGGTTATTTGTCTTTTGCTATTAAATCATAA